The Pan troglodytes isolate AG18354 chromosome 15, NHGRI_mPanTro3-v2.0_pri, whole genome shotgun sequence genomic sequence atcatgcctgccCTAAAGAGACTTTAAAAGTAACATTTGTTCAATGAGTTTTAAGTCTAAGtaaatatcaaaaatgaaaatcacaataaTTAGGATAAAAAACACCTatccttctttattttctctaacaATTTTCTTACTAAAAGAAGGTAAGAAACACTCACCCATTCCGTAGCATTTACCAGCGCACTACTAGTGGGCTGAAGGAGGCAGGTACTCCTATAGGGAGCTCCGTTAAATCTGGAAGAGAGAAACTTTTAAGGCTGAGCTCATCACGAGAGAGACTGCTCCTACCACAACAGACAAacttcttccctctccccattCCAAACAGCTCCAGCATACTCACTGGAGACTCATCCAGAGGAAGCCTCTTAAGAGTTAGCCACTCACCTAAACCCTTaaacattttcaagaaaaaatggaTGTCTCAAAGATTATTAGTCATAGGAAAAAAGGATATGAtatgttaaattattattaaaggaagaataatttattgtaccAAAAGACAGACCAGTGAAACTTCAAGCCAAAAATAAGATACGTTACCCCAAGTCCCTAAAAGGCACTTCAAATTCCAGTTCCTCCTTAGTTAGAGCCTCTACTTTCTCAATGAAATTTTTAAAGGCTGTTTTCAGTTTGTGCCTCATTTCTCGTTCCatctgtagaagaaaaaaatatcaaatacagCCATCACATTTGTTAACAGTACCTCCCCTCAAAAAGTCTGAAGTGCTTttgtgctttaaaataaaaattccaacttttcagttcaggagtacatgggcaggatgtgcaggtttgttacacaggtaaacgtgtgccatggtggtttgctgcacagatcatccctgAAGTGCTTTTGTTGTCCTTCATTCTCATAACTATAAAACTAACATGTACATACACCTTATTTAAGGTCACCATGCCATTACCTGTCAAGCTGAGTCTGCAACCTAAGCCTAAACTATTGTAATACCCTATCTCAGCAGATACTTGAGTTGCTCTGCACAAACAGATTCAgggttgcttatttatttatttatttatttttggagatggagtcttgctagtcgcccaggccggagtgcggtggcgcgatcttggcccacaacctctgcctcccaggttcatgccattctcccgcctcagcctcccgagtagctgggactacaggagcccgccactacacccggctaatttttttgtatttttagtagagacagcgtttcaccgtgttagccaggatggtctcgatctcctgacctcgtgatctgcctgtgtcggcctcccaaagtgctgggattataggcatgagccactgcacctggctatttatttattttttgagatggagtctcactctgtcgcccaggctggagtgcagtggcgctatctcggctcactgcaacctctgcctcttgggttcaagtgattatcctgcctcagcctcccgactagctgggactaccaccacccaccacgcccagctaatttatgtatttttagtacagacagggtttcaccacattggccaggctggtcttgaactcctgaccctcaggtgatctgcccatgttggcctcccaaagtgctgggattacaggcgcgagtcaCCACGCCAGCCCAGtttgtttataaaatacaatCCCTGAGCTTGGATTTGGCCTCATCCTCCCTCACTATCCTGCAAATACAATACTAAATTTCACAAACCTGCTCAGCATAGAGGTCATCTCGGTCATGCATATGCTGATGTTTCCCCAAGTCCGTGGTTATCTCTCCCACTTCTGTGTAGAACTGCACATCCGTGTGCCGCTTCTTCCCAAACATGATGGCATTCTGTCGGCATAAAACAGAAAGAACACAGAAGTCAGAAACACAAAGGTATCTGTGATGGAAATGGCAGTGATCCAAACTTGGGCCTCCACAGCATGCATGCAAAAATAATTAAACCACCCCTGGTGTCATCATAAATAATGATGCTTGGGAATGGAAACAGTGTACATTTGAAAAAGTGCTGTGCTCCTACTTATTACAGGAACTTTGGAAATCATGTTGGTAACAAATCTTATCTAAAGCAaaactttattttagaaagagaaatCTGGAGATCTCGTATAAAACATTTGCTGGCCACCATATAACACACCAAAGGAACAAACATGCTTATGAGCACCTTCTAGATGCCAGGCCTTGTGGCCTTTAgaggcattattttatttaatcctcttaAACGTTCTTAAGTGAGAAGTGATTTTTTcatcacttttgtttttgttttttgtttttcacacgctgttgcccaggctggagtacaatggctcaatctcggctcactgcaacttccgcctcccaggttcaagcgattttcctgcctcggcctctcaagtagctgggattacaggcgctggccactacgcctggctaatttttgtatttttagtagagatggggtttcaccatgttggtcaggctggtgtcgaactcccgacctcaggtgatccacccacctcggcctcccaaagtgctgggattgtgggcatgagccacagcgcccagcccttTCATCACTATTTTATAGGAAAGAAGCTGAGAGAAATGAAGTGTCTTGCCCAAGAGCTCACAGCTAGTTAAGTAGAAAGGTATACCTTGAGGTGAAAGTGCAAGACAATAATCATTTCTCCATCACAGGGCTGGAACAAAGCATGCTTAATATTATTGTACAAAATATCCACTTTGTCTCCTCGAACAGATGTGAAGCGGAAGCCTggggaaaagaatgaagaaatgtcAAGCAGTATAATTAAGTTAGGCCAAAAGGCACTGCAACTCTTCTGGCTGATTTGCACAGGGTCAGAGGAAACACCAACAACTGTATAgagctttcctttccttctggcCACACAGCAGTGTAACTAGATTCCTCCCAGCATTTCCTTGTCATACTTTATTAGCACCATGCTTTAACCAACTGAGCTAACCGGCGGATGGCTCTTTGTCATACTTTATTATCTGATCTGTCATTCCTAACAAATGTGCCCTGAAGAGAAAGCCTAGGTACAGGAGAGATCATCCATACCATTGACATGGGCCTCCAGTGAGCCTTGCATCCTCTTTTGGGCAATATTTGGGCGAATGTATAGATCTTTCAGTTTCGGATTACTCCGGTTTAGATTGATCACCAGTGAGTCTTGTTTTACAATGCCCTAAGcaagaagaaaattaatgtgAATTGTCACATATCCTTACAAGTCTCCAAAAAATACATGTCCTTCTTTGTGTAAGAATGTTTTGCCTTTGTTCAGGCtcacctccttctctttctcttcagcTTCTCGAGTTTTATAACGTTTCTGTACTTCTTTAATAATTCGGAAAGCATTCTGAAGGTTCAAGGCTGGTACTGTCTGTTCTCCGGGTGCCTTAATATTTGATGCTCGGTATGTACTGCAGAAAAGCAACAGCATTTatagacatttctttttcaggCCAGGTAAATTGTACTGATTTACTTTATCTTATAAGAAGCTTAATCtctactttgcttttttttttttttttttttttgagacagggtctgcctctgtcacccaggctggagtgcagtgtcctaatcttagctcactgcaaccttcgcctcctgggttcaagccatcctcccacctcagccttccaagtacctgggattacaggtacacaccaccatgcccggctagtttttgtatttttagcagatacagagttttgccatgttgaccaggctggtcttgaactcctggcctcatgtaatctgcctgcctctgcctcccaaagtgctgggattacaggcgtgagccaccatgcatgcccattccttcttttttcatttttcaaatctgGTATAACATCCCCAAATTATCCCATTTCACACCATGAAATAATAGAATCCAATGTGGCACCAGTTTTCTTATTTGAAGATTCTACTGCAATATATGTTTATTACTTTTAACacttattttcataattattattttttttgagacaaggtctcgttctttcgctcaggctggatggagtacaggcaagatcagggctcactgcagcctcaacctcccaggctcaaggaatcctcccacctcagcctccacagtagttGGGTGacgggcgcacaccaccacgcctggttaattattttttagtagagacaaggtctcactatattacccaggctcaAAATATGTTTAGTAAATATATAGCATCTTCAAGAAGATTCTAAATTGGGATCCATCCTGAAAATAGTACAAAGTCAAGAAGGCGATCCGAAACAAGTACCAATGAGGAAGGCTTTGACATTTACTAGGTAGGGAAAATGTAGCACAGACAATGAAATGTTTCTGAGAGTACCACTCCAGACAAGATGAATCTGGGTATGACTTTTCTTGGGGACTCACATTTCCTTGACAAAAGTCGCTTCAGGGTTAGGAAAGATGTTGCCTTCATTCCTGCCCAGAGCACTGCCTGGGCAATAAAAGTTGATTCGCAAGTAAGTATAATCTCCTTCCACGGACATACTTATATTCTGTTCAAAGGAAAagcataaaaagtaaacagatttCTTTCCTAGAGATTAGTAGTTACAGAGATGTTAAAATTAAGTTAGGAGTTACAAATTGACTGCTCTTAACCTTAATCTAAATCtaataaatttacataatttatctttttaataacgAAGTATCCTTTTCCCAAAAAAATCTCTGAATTCTCAAAGTACCTTGTACCATGAATACAACTAAGTTAAACAATGATTAAACGAAGTTGAAAGAAAGATAGGCAAATTATGTTTCTAGACTAGTTTAGCtttctactaagtgaaaaaaactgaaaaaggagAATGACAAGACGAAGAGGGATGTCAGTAACCTGAACAGAGTCTGAAGGAGTCAAAAGTGGGAGACATGATGAATGCAGATTATTTATGGCAAATACAATTACTATTTTAAGCAACAGTTTGGATGAAACCTGATGCACTGAATGTCAGTACCTTGATTGTGGCAATGTGAAACGGTGTTGCAATGCCAAACACGGGCATTATTACAGTCTCATATTTCTTATCGATGTAGATCTTCATTTCCCGAATATGTGGTTCCTTAGGCATCAGAGATGGGTTTTTATAGGACACATTAGACTTGCGAGCTCTGGAGTGGGATAAAAAAACAACTGAGAAATTTCTGCAGTCCCACAGAACCCTCAGATGATCTCAGTACTCAGTGAAAACTCTTACTTCTGAATCTGCTGTTCTCCCTTTTGTTCAGTCAATCGCCTCTTTGCTTCTTCATTGAGTTGAGCCGCTAGTTCTTTCTGATGTGCTCTTCGCTTCTCTTCTGCAGTCATTTCATTCTGGTGAATGGAAAATCCAATTTATCACAACACATGAGCCATATGACAGCCGAGatcaatgtaatttaaaatagtaaactTACTCTTGTTCTTTCTGTAAGTAATGCTGCCCGAGAACCTCTTCCCAAAAGGTCCTCTGCctcatctttctcctcctcctcttcttcctcatcttcGTTCTATGGAAAAAGTCataatcaaaaaatgaaattttaattattttagccaatattatttaacttctttataTCCTAAACTTCCTATACTACTTATCTATCTTCTTCCTACCTTTAGGAAAATCCCCACATTCTTCACTTTCTTCTTCACAGAAGTGAGAACAGTAGCTGGGCCATCCTAGAATTAAAAGGAGAATGAAGACACATAATTTAAAAGAGGCAATTTCATTTTCTAACCTAGTAAACGGCTGGGCAATGCTTTGAATCTTTTGGACACTAAAATGTTTGACAATGAATAAATATAGTTTTTATCCTTCTAACCTCTAACCTCTCGTCAGgagctacaattttttttctttttcttttttttgagacagagtttcactcgtcaacgaggctggagtgcaatggcgtgacctcagctcactgcaacctccgcctcccggattcaagtgattctcctgcctcagcctcccgagtagctggaattacagacgcgcaccaccacacctggctaatttttgtatttttagtagagccggggattcaccatgttggtcaggctggtctcaaactcctgacctcaggtgatccacctgccttggcctccgaaagtgttaggattacacgggtgagccactgcgcccagccaagagctACAATTTGGGAGGCAACATTGGGTAATCATTAATACAGGTTTGATTTGAAGCCTGGCTCAGTTGCTTTCTACCTCAGTGAcatttggcaagttacttaaacttgtCTGTGCCTTCAATTTATCTGTAAATGGAGGTAATAAGAGTATCTACTTCACAAGGTACTATTTCAATGAATTAATGTAAACTGCTTAGCTTATGATAAAAACACTGAACTATCTgtgctattattaaaaatcagtTCCTGCCgagggaaagaagccagtcacaaaagaccacataggGTATGACTGAATTTACATCAACTGCTCAGATATTTAGCAAATCCTTAGAGAGAACGCAGTTTAGTCATTGCCTAGGCCTGAAGAACcagtgggggaagggaagggggatggggagtgactgctaataggtTCAGGGTTCTTTcctgaggtgatgaaaatattttcaaattagattgtagtgatggttacacaaatgtgaaaatactaaaaatcactAAATTGTACGTGTCAGGTGGGTgaattgtatagtatgtgaattgtagctcaataaagctgttattaaaaagaaaaaagaataaccgGTTTCATTATTAGTATTAGTTCCtgatattatcattatcaagGTTCAAGCCACAATATGACAATATGATTTAATGGTTTAAATCATTCCCTATACCTGGGCTACAGTCTCTATTCCTAGCTGCATTAGGTTAGGCTGTCACACGGATTCTTCCCCTTAGCTAGCATTtaacaaagcaagaaaaaaaccacagGGTCCACAAACGTGCCTCAGAAGTTAGTTCATGAAGACTCCAAAGTTTAGACACAATACACACCTCATCCACAAGCACTGTATCACCAATGAACAGGGCATAGGTTTTCTCTTCTGGCTTTTTCCCCTCCTTGTTAGTCAGGTCTGAGAATCCTAAATTGATGCTGAAAACCATTCCTAAAACAGCAAAACAAGGATCAGTCTGTGTCTGTGACAATGTGTAGAGGTGTGAGACATAtgcctaaaagaaaataaagctaaagGAAGTAACTCACAAAAGCATTTTCCTATTGTATGTGAAACTTACCTTTCTTCAGTTTGTATTGATTTTTGCTATTGATTACTAGGGAGCCTTCACGGAATTCAATTCCCATCCCAAACctgaaaagaaacagataaacatCAGCAAAAGGCTAAAGATCTCTAACATGGATCAAGCATAACATATTCATTTCAACTTTCACAATAAGACAGGCAAACATGTTTGAAATGATTTACCCCTGCTGACTGCTCAGTTAGAAAAGAGGATTCAAAGACAGTCTTTGGCCTCTGAACATGCTGTATAATCCCATGGCGAAAAATAATTTCCTAATtgattatatcatttttaattttagcttatTTGCCCACATTTAAACTTTAACCTTCTACCATAAAATCAAGTCAGTAGTACTCCTAGAAACAACATAGAGATTATTAAGGGGTACATTACTAAGACAGTAATTACTAGATTAAAAGGGGCAACTTTTAGTGGAACACTGGTAACCAGATTCGTAAgacttgttatataggtatatatttccatgacaGAAGTCTAGAAACTATATACCACAGGCTAGTTTTCATCTAAAGAGAGTGCCTATGTAAAGCTTTGTTTCCCAAAATGTCCTTTGTTCCATTACACGTTATTAGGTATTTCTAGGTGTTCAGTGataaaatacatttcagaaatgtataaaatacatttgagaaatacaCTGGATtgaataaacaaaccaaaaccaaaacaaaaaaaaaaacacaaaaaaaaccccccaaaacaaacaaacggccaggcacagtggctcacatctgtaatcccagcactttgggagatcaaggtgggaggactgcttgagcccacgaggtcaagaccagcctgggcaacatagcgagaccctgtttctacaaaaaataaaaaaatgagctgggtgtggtggcacgtgccttggTCCCAGTTATTGGgggagctgagatgggaggattgctggagcccagaaggtctagactgcagtgaggcatgactgcaccactgcactccagcctgcacagactgagaccctgtctctaaataaaatattaggacaTCTCAGAGTACTTAAGTTGCAAATGTGCATGGAGACAGGAGATATagtatgtattaataatatttcctAACATCTGTAATTATATCCTGGAAAACCTATGGGCTGGAACACCACATTGGTCTAGAAAAATCTCTCTTATACACTTGGGAGAACTTAAATCTCTCACTTTCTCTGATAACATCacgtgcctggcacatagtatagTTTGCTAGTCCATAAATGTTGGCTGAATCAATCAATTAGCCTAAAGAAATAAGACTGACCACTGACAGTCTAACTGAAAACTGACTCAAGAATGACGATAGACATCATGGCATACCCTAGGTTTTTGGTAATTTTGTTCAGCAGTTCTGGCTTCTGCTTTTTAACAACGTCCATGACAGCGTTATACACGTCACATATCTTCACACCTAATAACAAGACACAAAGGAGATATTAAAGtatcttttaggaaaaaaactcagtaacattttaaaatcaaaatttatgtcccctaaagcagtgtttctcaaagtgtgaacTAAACAGtccactcactttttttttttttgagacaaggtctcactctgtcactcaggctggagtgcagtagcatgattacggatcactgcagccctgacctcccagactcaatgatcctcccacctcagcctcccaagtaactgggactataggcacacgccactatgcccagctaattttttattttttgtagagacatggtctgccatgttgcccaggctggtctcaaactggactcaagcaatcctcctaccttggcctcccaaagtgcaggaattataGGTGTAAATCACTCCACCTGgccccattctttctttttttttttttgagatggagtctcgctctgttgcccaggctggagtgcagtggcgtgatcctgcttcactgcaagctccgcctcccggattcacgcctttctcctgcctcagcctcccgagtagctgagactacaggtgcctgccaccacgcccggctaatttttttgtatttttagtagatggggtttcaccgtgttagccaggatggtcctgacctcatgattcgcctaccttggcctcccaaagtgctgggatcacaggcttgagccaccatacccggccccgATCCCATTCTTAATCATACTATTTCAGAATCACTGATCCAGGAGGACGGTGGtcttaataaaatactttaagagTTGATAAATGGTATCACACTAAAGTtattatacattttcaaaaacagaTCCTTGTGGTGGGCCTGTTCCATTTATCACTAAATGGGTGAATTATTGTTATGAGGGCTGTGGCCTTAATTTTTCAGGATCTAGACTATGAATGGGTATGTCAAGCTAAAAAGTAGTCTAGATATGGTGGCCTCAGAGGGATCTTTATCTTCATTAAACTATCTATGGCTATGATTTCCAACAGGACTTCTTAAGACCGACTTAGAGATAATGTGGAAGAATGGTGTCTGGAAGCTCAGTATCCTTCGTATCGTTTTGATGTAGGATTAACAGTATATATCCAGTAGGTAGAGATACTAGTTCTCAGAACTTTCTATAACTAAGGAATAGTAATAAGGCCAAGGTATTTTGTGACGATCTGGACACAGAGGGCCTAACAAGTCAGAGAGGTTTCTATAAACATCAATGTAAACCACAATGATCACTCATGCTCGAAAGAAATGCAGATTCAAGACCTACATGCTAGGACAATTCAACATTTGTAAATcttattctgtttttaatatgAGAGCCTCAGAGACATAAACATAACACTaatgacatttcttttttgagacaaggtctcaactctattgcccaggctggagtgcagtggcgcaatcatggctcactgccgaGGTATAATcgcaactcactgcagccttgaccattcaggctcaagtgatcctccccaacTTCagtctgagtagctgggaccacaggcgtgcaccactatgcccaactaattgtttcatttttaatttcttgtagagatatgGGGgcctcattgcccaggctggtcttgaactcctggattcaagtgatcctcctgcctcggcctcccagtgtagggattacaggtgtgacccacagCTCCCGGCCAATGACATTTTTGTTACACAACTTCCAAACCTCCTTTTCTAAGGCACCTCACCATGTCTTAATTCCTTCAGCAGCTCCTCTTGAAGCTGGAGTAAAAAGTTATAATTTTCTTGAACTTCCTGAGAAGGATCAACCATCAAAGTGCGAACAAGGTTGGAGCAGTAAGACTTGAAGCGAATACCCATGGCACAAGTGATAGCCCCAAAATGCATATGATTCTTGTCACTAGAGaccaacaaagaaagaaaacatttcattaCCAAAACTAGCAAAGTCCTTGGTATCAATGGGACACGGTATCAATAATCATTACTTTTCCCTGCCATATCCCAAAGCTGTGGCTGAATAAGGATCtaaactttttttgtgttttgttttaaataaactaaCCAGTTTATAAAGGCTCTGGAGTAAAAGTCAGTGACCAAAACTTTTAGGATAAAAATTCAGTGAATAAGTGAGTACTGGattacaaaaatgcaaatgataTCCTGAATTGTATCCATTATAGTCTAATTGTGGGGTTGTGAGGAGTCACTTATCCACTAGTCCTCTATGAATTGTGAGTTGTAATCAGtcttaagttaaataagccagacataaaaggacaaatactgaatgttctcacttatatgtgggaacGAAAAAATTGGATTACATGGAGATAGGGAAAAAATAGATAACAGAGACTGGTAAGGGTAAGTGTGTAGGGGGGCAGGCGAGGATGAAAAGAAGTGGGTTAAAAGGTACAAACATAAAgtaagatagaaggaataaattcaatgtttgacagcagagtagggtgactatacttaacaaaaatgtattgcacCTGGGTGAGGGACACCCAAGATAATGACTTGGTgacaatatacattatatacttgtAGCCAAATTTCAACGTACCCCACAAATTTGTACagatttaacaaaaagaaaaaataggctaAAGTCAAAATGCTGTATTATGAAGTCTTCATATACTTACCTCACCACACTGAACTTGAGATTATAGTTGCCACCACTCTGAATGATAGGAGGGTAACACATTTCCACAGTAGAAGGGTC encodes the following:
- the SUPT16H gene encoding FACT complex subunit SPT16 — its product is MAVTLDKDAYYRRVKRLYSNWRKGEDEYANVDAIVVSVGVDEEIVYAKSTALQTWLFGYELTDTIMVFCDDKIIFMASKKKVEFLKQIANTKGNENANGAPAITLLIREKNESNKSSFDKMIEAIKESKNGKKIGVFSKDKFPGEFMKSWNDCLNKEGFDKIDISAVVAYTIAVKEDGELNLMKKAASITSEVFNKFFKERVMEIVDADEKVRHSKLAESVEKAIEEKKYLAGADPSTVEMCYPPIIQSGGNYNLKFSVVSDKNHMHFGAITCAMGIRFKSYCSNLVRTLMVDPSQEVQENYNFLLQLQEELLKELRHGVKICDVYNAVMDVVKKQKPELLNKITKNLGFGMGIEFREGSLVINSKNQYKLKKGMVFSINLGFSDLTNKEGKKPEEKTYALFIGDTVLVDEDGPATVLTSVKKKVKNVGIFLKNEDEEEEEEEKDEAEDLLGRGSRAALLTERTRNEMTAEEKRRAHQKELAAQLNEEAKRRLTEQKGEQQIQKARKSNVSYKNPSLMPKEPHIREMKIYIDKKYETVIMPVFGIATPFHIATIKNISMSVEGDYTYLRINFYCPGSALGRNEGNIFPNPEATFVKEITYRASNIKAPGEQTVPALNLQNAFRIIKEVQKRYKTREAEEKEKEGIVKQDSLVINLNRSNPKLKDLYIRPNIAQKRMQGSLEAHVNGFRFTSVRGDKVDILYNNIKHALFQPCDGEMIIVLHFHLKNAIMFGKKRHTDVQFYTEVGEITTDLGKHQHMHDRDDLYAEQMEREMRHKLKTAFKNFIEKVEALTKEELEFEVPFRDLGFNGAPYRSTCLLQPTSSALVNATEWPPFVVTLDEVELIHFERVQFHLKNFDMVIVYKDYSKKVTMINAIPVASLDPIKEWLNSCDLKYTEGVQSLNWTKIMKTIVDDPEGFFEQGGWSFLEPEGEGSDAEEGDSESEIEDETFNPSEDDYEEEEEDSDEDYSSEAEESDYSKESLGSEEESGKDWDELEEEARKADRESRYEEEEEQSRSMSRKRKASVHSSGRGSNRGSRHSSAPPKKKRK